The region ATCCCGAATACGCTGGACCAGAAACTGATCTCCAGGCTGTACTGAATCGCTTGCAGGTAAAACTTCGAACTGAAGATTTTGCTGAAGTTCGCCAGGCCCCAGCCGAACTCTTCCGATTGCAAACTGTTGATCAGCACCCAGAACAGCGGGGCGATCTGGAACACGATGAAGACAATCGCGAAGGGCACCAGGCATAACGCTGCCAGCCATTTACCGCGGGTAATGGAATTCACTTGAGCAGCTCCCGGCACACAGGTTTGTCGTGCGCCACACCCAGCAGTTCACAGACGGTGCCGCAAATGTCGGTCTGCTTCGGCGCGGCGCTGGCGTTGAAACTGAAGGCGTCGCCCAGGACGAACAGCGGCACTTCGCGTTCTTCTGGCAACAAGCCGTTGTGGGAGCGGTCGTTGTTCATGCCGTGGTCGGCGGTCACCAGCACCTGGTAGCCGGCGTCGAGCCAGCCTTGCAGGTAGTCAGCCAACACAATGTCGGCCGAGCGGGCGCTGTTGCGGTACTGCGGGGTATCGAGGCCGTGCTTGTGCCCGGCGTCGTCGATGTTCATGGGGTGTACCAGCAGAAAGTTCGGCGTGTGCCGCAGACGCAGGTTTTCCGCGTCGGCGAACAGATGCGAGTCGGGGTAGTGATCGTTCCAGTAGAAATGACCGTGCTGGATCGGCAACTGCGGGTCGTCGGTGTGACGATCCCGTGCGGCGACGAACGGCGAACGGTTATACAACTCGCTGACCCAATGATAAGCCGCAGCGGCGGTCGTAAGGCCGGCCTCTGCGGCGTAGTGATAGATGCTGCGCTGATTGGACAGGCGCGAGACATTGTTATGGACGATGCCGCTATCGATCGGTGTGACGCCGGTCAGGATGCATTCATATAGCGGTCGGGACAGGGCCGGCAGTTCGCACTCCAGTTTGTAGAGTGCCGCGCGTCCTGCGCCAACGTAAGCCTGCAGGTGCCCCATGGCGTGGCGCGCAACCTCGTAGTTGAGGCCGTCGAGCACGACAAGGATGACGTTGTGCTTCATAGGGGCAAAAACTCCGCGAAACAGATAGTCGCAATTCACTCGGTCCACGGTGGGAGCGAGCCTGCTCGCTCCCACCGTGATCTCCATTAGCCCGCCAAGCGGCGGACTACCGCGTTATTGCATATTGATAATGACTTCTTCCTGCCACTTCTGAGGCAGTGCCTTGGAGGTCTTTTCCCATGCGTCGGCATCTTTGATTGGTGTTACTTTTTTGTACTGCTCGTTCGGCAGCAGCTTGGCTTTCACGTCTTCCGGCAGGGTCAGGTGGTCAGCGCGGATTGGACGAGCATTGCCGCGCGCCAGGTTGGTCTGGCCGGCGTCGCTGAAGATGTACTCGCGAGTCAGCTTGGCGGCGTTCGGGTGTTTGGCGTACTTGTTGATAATGGTGGTGTAGCCGGAGATCACCGAACCATCGGACGGGATCAGCACGATGTAGTCCTCAGGGTTGGCCATTTTGGCCTTGTAGCTCAGGCCGTTGAAGTCCCAGACCACGCCGACTTCCACTTCACCTTTTTCCATGGTGGCGATGGTCGGGTTGGCGAGCGACAGACGACCCTGCTTGGCGATCTCAGCAAACATCAGCAGCGCAGGCTGGATGTTTTTTTCGTCGCCACCGTTGGCCAGTGCTGCAGCCAGGACGCCGTTGGCGGCTTGAGCAGCGGTGCTCACGTCGCCGATGGACACTTTGTATTTGCCGGTTTTCAGATCAGCCCAACTTTTCGGTGCTTCAGAACCGTGCAGCAGCTTTTTGTTAACAATGAACGCGATGGTCCCGGTGTACGCCAAGGCCCAGTTGCCGTCCTTGTCTTTCGCCCAGTCCGGGACTTGTGCCCAGGTGGTTGGCTTGTACGGTTGAGTCACGCCCTGTTTGACGGCTATCGGGCCAAAAGCGGCGCCCACGTCGCCGATGTCGGCACTGGCGTTGTCTTTTTCAGCGGCGAACTTGGCCACTTCCTGCGCCGAACTCATGTCAGTGTCGATGTGCTTCAGGCCGTAGGTCTTGGCCAGGTCATCCCACGTACCTTTCCAGTTGGCCCAGTCATCGGGCATGCCGACGCTGTTGACTGCGCCTTCCGCTTTCGCAGCGGCTTCGAGGGTTTTCAAATCCGTATCAGCGGCCATGGCGGCGGTGCACATGGCAATGGTCGAGCCTAACAGTGATGCCAGGAAAAGCTGTTTCATCCGAAGCTCCTTTGGGCGTTTTCACGCTGCGATTGCGGTTGTGTTGGTCTAGGTCAGCAATACCTGAGCCAATTTAGGCGGCTTGGATGACATTTTGATGTCGGCCCCCAGCCAGCCGGTATTTTTTACGCTTGAATACTCAGGGTGCGAGATAAGCGTAGACCATGGCTAAAGGGCTGATATGAAAGGACTTGGCCGTGAAATTGCAGGTGTCTGGTGCAACCGTTCGGCGCCTTTGTCATCTGCCAGTCATATGCAGTGCCTAGGCTTGCAGTCAGTTGATGGAGCCGGTTTAGCTCGCGGTTCTGCCCCGAAACAGTGCTGGTCTAGTCCAGATAGGTAACGTTGATGCGCGTCGAGACAACCAAAGCGGTGACAGCCATCGGGCAAGTGCTTCAGGAGCAACTCGACCACGGATTGCTGGCGCACGGCAGCAAGCTACCGGCCGAGCGCAAGCTCAGTGAGTTGTTCGGGACCACTCGGATCACGGTGCGTGAGGCGTTGTTACAGTTGGAAGCTCAAGGCCAGATTTATCGCGAGGAGCGGCGTGGCTGGTTCGTGTCGCCGCCGCGTCTGGCCTATAACTTGATGCAGCGCAGTCACTTCCACGCCATGGTCAGCGCCCAGGGGCGGGTGCCGTCTACCGAAGTGATTTCGGCGCGGTTGCAGCCGGCATCGGCGGCGGTGTGTGCATGGTTGCAATTGCCCGCGCTGTCGAGCGTGATTCAGATTTGCCGTGCGCGACGTATTGATGGGCGACTGGTGCTGTATGTAGAGCACTATCTGAATCCGCAGTTTTTTCCGGGAATCCTCGACTTTGATTTGAATCAGTCGATTACCGAGTTGTATGCCCGGCATTACGATCTGCACTACGGTCGGGTGCGGTTCGAGA is a window of Pseudomonas sp. DC1.2 DNA encoding:
- a CDS encoding alkaline phosphatase family protein encodes the protein MKHNVILVVLDGLNYEVARHAMGHLQAYVGAGRAALYKLECELPALSRPLYECILTGVTPIDSGIVHNNVSRLSNQRSIYHYAAEAGLTTAAAAYHWVSELYNRSPFVAARDRHTDDPQLPIQHGHFYWNDHYPDSHLFADAENLRLRHTPNFLLVHPMNIDDAGHKHGLDTPQYRNSARSADIVLADYLQGWLDAGYQVLVTADHGMNNDRSHNGLLPEEREVPLFVLGDAFSFNASAAPKQTDICGTVCELLGVAHDKPVCRELLK
- a CDS encoding ABC transporter substrate-binding protein: MKQLFLASLLGSTIAMCTAAMAADTDLKTLEAAAKAEGAVNSVGMPDDWANWKGTWDDLAKTYGLKHIDTDMSSAQEVAKFAAEKDNASADIGDVGAAFGPIAVKQGVTQPYKPTTWAQVPDWAKDKDGNWALAYTGTIAFIVNKKLLHGSEAPKSWADLKTGKYKVSIGDVSTAAQAANGVLAAALANGGDEKNIQPALLMFAEIAKQGRLSLANPTIATMEKGEVEVGVVWDFNGLSYKAKMANPEDYIVLIPSDGSVISGYTTIINKYAKHPNAAKLTREYIFSDAGQTNLARGNARPIRADHLTLPEDVKAKLLPNEQYKKVTPIKDADAWEKTSKALPQKWQEEVIINMQ
- a CDS encoding UTRA domain-containing protein — its product is MRVETTKAVTAIGQVLQEQLDHGLLAHGSKLPAERKLSELFGTTRITVREALLQLEAQGQIYREERRGWFVSPPRLAYNLMQRSHFHAMVSAQGRVPSTEVISARLQPASAAVCAWLQLPALSSVIQICRARRIDGRLVLYVEHYLNPQFFPGILDFDLNQSITELYARHYDLHYGRVRFEIVPTSLSVDAAAALRVSVGSPGLRIARVNYDQHERLIDCDLEFWRHDAIHVGVDVV